The Cucurbita pepo subsp. pepo cultivar mu-cu-16 unplaced genomic scaffold, ASM280686v2 Cp4.1_scaffold000528, whole genome shotgun sequence genome has a window encoding:
- the LOC111785508 gene encoding transcription termination factor MTERF5, chloroplastic-like, which produces MYHLLRRIILVRTPLSVGSFSASPLKSLRFLLTSSEIVSSPKSASLASNFVDFESNEKPVILLFKNHGFSKSQISELIKKFPQVLSTDPEKTLLPKLLFLQSKGLSSPEVAKLVCGFPAILKRSLNRQIIPSFNYIHDLLQTEEKTIAAIKRCGGLLTWDLHNSARPNVEILRQIGVPDSNIASILRSQPRVFLISSIRFKEIVEEVKEMGFNPLRLKFVVAVFALRAMSKSTWKKKVEVYRKWGWPEEEILFAFRRHPCCMMASEDKINGVVDFFVNQIGCESSYIARIPSLISHSLKKRLVPRGSVYQVLLSNGLIKKHVNLPLLFVSTEKRFLDKFIEPHKKRIPELFKLYTEKLEVSSK; this is translated from the coding sequence ATGTACCATTTGCTTCGCAGAATCATTCTAGTTAGAACTCCATTATCAGTCGGATCGTTTTCCGCATCTCCGTTGAAATCTCTTAGATTCTTATTGACTTCTTCCGAGATTGTATCGTCTCCGAAATCTGCGTCGTTGGCTtctaattttgttgattttgagaGCAATGAGAAGCCTGTGATTCTGTTATTTAAGAATCACGGATTCTCAAAATCACAAATCTCTGAGCTTATCAAGAAATTCCCTCAAGTTCTATCAACAGACCCCGAAAAAACCCTATTGCCCAAATTGTTGTTCCTCCAATCTAAAGGCCTTTCTTCTCCTGAGGTTGCTAAATTAGTTTGTGGATTTCCTGCTATTCTAAAGCGAAGTTTAAACAGACAAATCATTCCATcctttaattatattcatgATTTGCTTCAAACTGAGGAGAAGACTATTGCAGCCATAAAACGGTGTGGGGGTCTTCTCACTTGGGATCTTCACAATTCTGCTCGTCCCaatgttgaaattttgagaCAAATTGGAGTGCCTGATTCAAACATTGCAAGCATTCTTAGATCCCAGCCTCGAGTGTTTTTGATAAGTTCCATTCGATTTAAGGAGATTGTGGAGGAAGTTAAGGAAATGGGATTCAATCCTCTGCGATTGAAGTTTGTTGTTGCTGTTTTTGCTCTGCGAGCAATGAGCAAATCTACATGGAAAAAGAAGGTTGAAGTTTATAGGAAATGGGGATGGCCGGAAGAAGAGATCCTTTTTGCTTTTAGAAGGCACCCATGCTGTATGATGGCTTCTGAGGATAAGATTAACGGTGTAGTGGATTTTTTTGTCAACCAAATTGGATGTGAATCTTCTTACATTGCCAGAATACcttctttaatttctcataGTTTAAAGAAGAGGCTTGTTCCTAGAGGTTCTGTTTATCAAGTTTTGTTGTCAAATGGTTTGATTAAGAAACATGTGAATCTTCCTTTGTTGTTTGTGTCCACAGAAAAACGCTTCTTAGACAAATTCATCGAGCCTCATAAGAAGCGCATTCCTGAATTGTTCAAGTTGTATACAGAGAAATTAGAGGTTTCTTCAAAATAG
- the LOC111785509 gene encoding transcription termination factor MTERF5, chloroplastic-like — protein MYHLLRRIILVRTPLSVGSFSGSPLKSLRFLLTSSEIVSSPKSASLASNFVDFESNEKPVILLFKNHGFSKSQISELIKKFPQVLSTDPEKTLLPKLLFLQSKGLSSPEVAKLVCGFPAILKRSLNRQIIPSFNYIHDLLQTEEKTIAAIKRCGGLLTWDLHNSARPNVEILRQIGVPDSNIASILRSQPRVFLISSIRFKEIVEEVKEMGFNPLRLKFVVAVFALRAMSKSTWKKKVEVYRKWGWPEEEILFAFRRHPCCMMASEDKINGVVDFFVNQIGSSGQFVSR, from the exons ATGTACCATTTGCTTCGCAGAATCATTCTAGTTAGAACTCCATTATCAGTCGGATCGTTTTCCGGATCTCCGTTGAAATCTCTTAGATTCTTATTGACTTCTTCCGAGATTGTATCGTCTCCGAAATCTGCGTCGTTGGCTtctaattttgttgattttgagaGCAATGAGAAGCCTGTGATTCTGTTATTTAAGAATCACGGATTCTCAAAATCACAAATCTCTGAGCTTATCAAGAAATTCCCTCAAGTTCTATCAACAGACCCCGAAAAAACCCTATTGCCCAAATTGTTGTTCCTCCAATCTAAAGGCCTTTCTTCTCCTGAGGTTGCTAAATTAGTTTGTGGATTTCCTGCTATTCTAAAGCGAAGTTTAAACAGACAAATCATTCCATcctttaattatattcatgATTTGCTTCAAACTGAGGAGAAGACTATTGCAGCCATAAAACGGTGTGGGGGTCTTCTCACTTGGGATCTTCACAATTCTGCTCGTCCCaatgttgaaattttgagaCAAATTGGAGTGCCTGATTCAAACATTGCAAGCATTCTTAGATCCCAGCCTCGAGTGTTTTTGATAAGTTCCATTCGATTTAAGGAGATTGTGGAGGAAGTTAAGGAAATGGGATTCAATCCTCTGCGATTGAAGTTTGTTGTTGCTGTTTTTGCTCTGCGAGCAATGAGCAAATCTACATGGAAAAAGAAGGTTGAAGTTTATAGGAAATGGGGATGGCCGGAAGAAGAGATCCTTTTTGCTTTTAGAAGGCACCCATGCTGTATGATGGCTTCTGAGGATAAGATTAACGGTGTAGTGGATTTTTTTGTCAACCAAATTGGAT CATCAGGTCAGTTTGTTTCTCGCTGA